From a single Phalacrocorax carbo chromosome 10, bPhaCar2.1, whole genome shotgun sequence genomic region:
- the PTPMT1 gene encoding phosphatidylglycerophosphatase and protein-tyrosine phosphatase 1 isoform X3 has protein sequence MGLTARLSAGAARLLFYPTLLYTAARARLPGSRRPWFHRIDGTVLLGALPLRGRSRRLVAEENVRAVVTLNEEYETRFLCCSAQEWEAMGVEQLRLSTVDLTGVLTLENLHKGVEFIMKHQACGNSVYVHCKAGRSRSATMVAAYLIQGFCLFSCITGALRKQ, from the exons ATGGGGCTGACGGCGCGGCTGAGCGCCGGGGCAGCACGGCTTCTCTTCTACCCGACGCTGCTGTACACCGCGGCGCGGGCGCGGCTGCCCGGGTCCCGCCGGCCCTGGTTCCACCGCATCGACGGCACCGTGCTGCTGGGGGCGCTGCCGCTGCGGGGCCGTAGCCGCAGG CTGGTGGCGGAGGAGAACGTACGCGCCGTGGTCACTCTCAACGAGGAGTACGAGACCCGCTTCCTCTGCTGCTCCGCCCAG GAATGGGAGGCCATGGGAGTGGAGCAACTGCGTCTGAGCACTGTGGATCTAACTGGAGTCCTCACCTTGGAAAACCTCCACAAGGGGGTTGAATTCATCATGAAACACCAGGCATGTGGTAACAGTGTCTATGTGCACTGCAAGGCAGGACGCTCCCGCAGTGCCACCATGGTGGCAGCATATTTAATTCAA GGtttctgccttttcagctgCATCACTGGAGCCCTCAGGAAGCAATAG
- the KBTBD4 gene encoding kelch repeat and BTB domain-containing protein 4 isoform X1, with the protein MKGGAADCWRSDLCGTMDSSEETGGSSAEENYFVNYTFTDRSHSGRVAQGIMKLCLEDELFADVTISVEGKEFQLHRLVLSAQSCFFRSMFTSNLKEAHNRVIELQDVSESVFQLLVDYIYHGTVKLRAEELQETYEVADMYQLTALFEECSRFLARTVQVRNCLQVMWLADQHSDMELYTAAKHCAKSHLSQLQDTEEFLHLPVRLLTDILTDGVPCSQNPTVAIETWINFNKEERASFSETLQSSLKALRLQILNAVGWQDLGSRSHTSGPQVIGENVHIYLIGKESSRTHSLAVSLHCADDDSISVSGQNSLCHQITAACKHGSDLYVVGGSIPRRMWKCNNATVDWEWCAPLPRDRLQHTLVSVPSKDAIYSLGGKTLQDTLSNAVIYYRVRDNVWTETSQLEVAVSGAAGVNLNGVIYLLGGEENDLDFFTKPSRLIQCYDTNTEKCHVKPYVLPFAGRMHAAVHKDVVFIVAEGDSLLCYNPLLDSFTRLCLPDAWSSVPSLWKIASCNGSLYVFRDRYKKGDANTFKLNPATSVVTVMSGIKVLLTNLQFVLA; encoded by the exons ATGAAGGGAGGCGCTGCAG ATTGCTGGAGGTCTGATCTGTGTGGCACCATGGACTCATCAGAAGAGACTGGAGGCTCCTCTGCAGAAGAGAACTACTTTGTGAACTACACCTTCACCGACCGCTCCCACTCAGGCCGTGTGGCCCAGGGTATTATGAAATTATGCTTGGAGGATGAGCTCTTTGCTGATGTTACAATATCAGTGGAAGGCAAAGAATTCCAGCTGCACCGTTTGGTCCTCTCAGCTCAGAGTTGCTTTTTCCGTTCTATGTTCACTTCCAACCTAAAGGAGGCCCACAACCGGGTGATTGAGCTGCAGGACGTTAGTGAGAGTGTCTTTCAGCTCCTTGTGGATTATATTTACCATGGGACTGTAAAGCTGAGGGCTGAGGAGTTGCAGGAAACCTATGAAGTGGCAGACATGTACCAGCTGACTGCCCTTTTCGAAGAGTGCTCCCGTTTTCTGGCCCGTACAGTGCAGGTTAGGAACTGTCTGCAGGTCATGTGGTTGGCAGATCAACACAGTGACATGGAGCTCTACACAGCTGCCAAGCACTGTGCAAAGTCACATTTGTCTCAACTGCAAGACACAGAGGAGTTCCTGCACCTGCCTGTCCGCTTACTCACAGACATCCTTACAG ATGGCGTTCCATGTTCTCAGAATCCAACGGTTGCCATAGAAACCTGGATCAACTTCAACAAGGAAGAGCGAGCGAGCTTTTCGGAGACACTGCAATCAAGTCTGAAG GCTTTGAGGCTCCAAATCCTGAATGCTGTAGGGTGGCAGGACTTGGGAAGCAGGTCACACACCTCAGGCCCACAG GTAATTGGAGAAAATGTTCACATCTACCTGATTGGAAAGGAGTCGTCACGTACCCACTCACTGGCTGTCTCTCTGCATTGTGCTGATGATGATTCCATAAGCGTGAGTGGCCAGAACAGCCTGTGTCACCAGATCACTGCAGCCTGCAAGCACGGTAGTGACCTGTATGTTGTTGGTGGCTCCATTCCACGACGCATGTGGAAATGCAACAATGCGACTGTAGACTGGGAATGGTGTGCCCCTCTACCCCGTGACCGGCTCCAACACACTCTTGTCTCTGTGCCAAGCAAGGATGCAATATATTCACTGGGGGGTAAAACTCTACAGGACACACTCTCTAATGCTGTCATATATTACAGAGTACGAGACAATGTATGGACAGAGACCAGCCAGTTGGAAGTGGCAGTCTCTGGAGCTGCAGGTGTAAACCTTAATGGTGTCATTTACCTGCTGGGGGGTGAGGAAAATGACTTGGACTTCTTCACCAAGCCCTCTCGGCTAATTCAGTGCTATGATACCAACACAGAGAAATGCCATGTGAAGCCATATGTACTGCCTTTTGCAGGGCGCATGCATGCTGCTGTACACAAGGATGTGGTGTTCATTGTAGCTGAGGGGGATTCACTGCTATGCTATAATCCCCTACTGGATAGCTTCACCCGGCTATGCCTGCCAGATGCTTGGAGCTCAGTACCATCCCTCTGGAAAATTGCCAGCTGCAATGGCAGCCTCTATGTTTTTCGCGACCGCTATAAAAAGGGTGATGCAAATACTTTTAAACTTAACCCAGCCACTTCTGTTGTAACAGTCATGAGTGGCATCAAAGTGCTGCTCACTAACTTGCAGTTTGTCCTGGCCTAA
- the PTPMT1 gene encoding phosphatidylglycerophosphatase and protein-tyrosine phosphatase 1 isoform X1, protein MGLTARLSAGAARLLFYPTLLYTAARARLPGSRRPWFHRIDGTVLLGALPLRGRSRRLVAEENVRAVVTLNEEYETRFLCCSAQEWEAMGVEQLRLSTVDLTGVLTLENLHKGVEFIMKHQACGNSVYVHCKAGRSRSATMVAAYLIQLHHWSPQEAIEAITKIRPHILVRHKQVQVLEMFHRNVITEITAECQ, encoded by the exons ATGGGGCTGACGGCGCGGCTGAGCGCCGGGGCAGCACGGCTTCTCTTCTACCCGACGCTGCTGTACACCGCGGCGCGGGCGCGGCTGCCCGGGTCCCGCCGGCCCTGGTTCCACCGCATCGACGGCACCGTGCTGCTGGGGGCGCTGCCGCTGCGGGGCCGTAGCCGCAGG CTGGTGGCGGAGGAGAACGTACGCGCCGTGGTCACTCTCAACGAGGAGTACGAGACCCGCTTCCTCTGCTGCTCCGCCCAG GAATGGGAGGCCATGGGAGTGGAGCAACTGCGTCTGAGCACTGTGGATCTAACTGGAGTCCTCACCTTGGAAAACCTCCACAAGGGGGTTGAATTCATCATGAAACACCAGGCATGTGGTAACAGTGTCTATGTGCACTGCAAGGCAGGACGCTCCCGCAGTGCCACCATGGTGGCAGCATATTTAATTCAA ctgCATCACTGGAGCCCTCAGGAAGCAATAGAGGCTATTACTAAGATCCGTCCCCACATCCTCGTTCGGCACAAGCAAGTCCAGGTCCTGGAGATGTTTCACAGGAACGTGATCACTGAGATAACTGCAGAGTGTCAGTAA
- the PTPMT1 gene encoding phosphatidylglycerophosphatase and protein-tyrosine phosphatase 1 isoform X2, protein MGLTARLSAGAARLLFYPTLLYTAARARLPGSRRPWFHRIDGTVLLGALPLRGRSRRLVAEENVRAVVTLNEEYETRFLCCSAQEWEAMGVEQLRLSTVDLTGVLTLENLHKGVEFIMKHQLHHWSPQEAIEAITKIRPHILVRHKQVQVLEMFHRNVITEITAECQ, encoded by the exons ATGGGGCTGACGGCGCGGCTGAGCGCCGGGGCAGCACGGCTTCTCTTCTACCCGACGCTGCTGTACACCGCGGCGCGGGCGCGGCTGCCCGGGTCCCGCCGGCCCTGGTTCCACCGCATCGACGGCACCGTGCTGCTGGGGGCGCTGCCGCTGCGGGGCCGTAGCCGCAGG CTGGTGGCGGAGGAGAACGTACGCGCCGTGGTCACTCTCAACGAGGAGTACGAGACCCGCTTCCTCTGCTGCTCCGCCCAG GAATGGGAGGCCATGGGAGTGGAGCAACTGCGTCTGAGCACTGTGGATCTAACTGGAGTCCTCACCTTGGAAAACCTCCACAAGGGGGTTGAATTCATCATGAAACACCAG ctgCATCACTGGAGCCCTCAGGAAGCAATAGAGGCTATTACTAAGATCCGTCCCCACATCCTCGTTCGGCACAAGCAAGTCCAGGTCCTGGAGATGTTTCACAGGAACGTGATCACTGAGATAACTGCAGAGTGTCAGTAA
- the KBTBD4 gene encoding kelch repeat and BTB domain-containing protein 4 isoform X2 encodes MKGGAADCWRSDLCGTMDSSEETGGSSAEENYFVNYTFTDRSHSGRVAQGIMKLCLEDELFADVTISVEGKEFQLHRLVLSAQSCFFRSMFTSNLKEAHNRVIELQDVSESVFQLLVDYIYHGTVKLRAEELQETYEVADMYQLTALFEECSRFLARTVQVRNCLQVMWLADQHSDMELYTAAKHCAKSHLSQLQDTEEFLHLPVRLLTDILTDGVPCSQNPTVAIETWINFNKEERASFSETLQSSLKVIGENVHIYLIGKESSRTHSLAVSLHCADDDSISVSGQNSLCHQITAACKHGSDLYVVGGSIPRRMWKCNNATVDWEWCAPLPRDRLQHTLVSVPSKDAIYSLGGKTLQDTLSNAVIYYRVRDNVWTETSQLEVAVSGAAGVNLNGVIYLLGGEENDLDFFTKPSRLIQCYDTNTEKCHVKPYVLPFAGRMHAAVHKDVVFIVAEGDSLLCYNPLLDSFTRLCLPDAWSSVPSLWKIASCNGSLYVFRDRYKKGDANTFKLNPATSVVTVMSGIKVLLTNLQFVLA; translated from the exons ATGAAGGGAGGCGCTGCAG ATTGCTGGAGGTCTGATCTGTGTGGCACCATGGACTCATCAGAAGAGACTGGAGGCTCCTCTGCAGAAGAGAACTACTTTGTGAACTACACCTTCACCGACCGCTCCCACTCAGGCCGTGTGGCCCAGGGTATTATGAAATTATGCTTGGAGGATGAGCTCTTTGCTGATGTTACAATATCAGTGGAAGGCAAAGAATTCCAGCTGCACCGTTTGGTCCTCTCAGCTCAGAGTTGCTTTTTCCGTTCTATGTTCACTTCCAACCTAAAGGAGGCCCACAACCGGGTGATTGAGCTGCAGGACGTTAGTGAGAGTGTCTTTCAGCTCCTTGTGGATTATATTTACCATGGGACTGTAAAGCTGAGGGCTGAGGAGTTGCAGGAAACCTATGAAGTGGCAGACATGTACCAGCTGACTGCCCTTTTCGAAGAGTGCTCCCGTTTTCTGGCCCGTACAGTGCAGGTTAGGAACTGTCTGCAGGTCATGTGGTTGGCAGATCAACACAGTGACATGGAGCTCTACACAGCTGCCAAGCACTGTGCAAAGTCACATTTGTCTCAACTGCAAGACACAGAGGAGTTCCTGCACCTGCCTGTCCGCTTACTCACAGACATCCTTACAG ATGGCGTTCCATGTTCTCAGAATCCAACGGTTGCCATAGAAACCTGGATCAACTTCAACAAGGAAGAGCGAGCGAGCTTTTCGGAGACACTGCAATCAAGTCTGAAG GTAATTGGAGAAAATGTTCACATCTACCTGATTGGAAAGGAGTCGTCACGTACCCACTCACTGGCTGTCTCTCTGCATTGTGCTGATGATGATTCCATAAGCGTGAGTGGCCAGAACAGCCTGTGTCACCAGATCACTGCAGCCTGCAAGCACGGTAGTGACCTGTATGTTGTTGGTGGCTCCATTCCACGACGCATGTGGAAATGCAACAATGCGACTGTAGACTGGGAATGGTGTGCCCCTCTACCCCGTGACCGGCTCCAACACACTCTTGTCTCTGTGCCAAGCAAGGATGCAATATATTCACTGGGGGGTAAAACTCTACAGGACACACTCTCTAATGCTGTCATATATTACAGAGTACGAGACAATGTATGGACAGAGACCAGCCAGTTGGAAGTGGCAGTCTCTGGAGCTGCAGGTGTAAACCTTAATGGTGTCATTTACCTGCTGGGGGGTGAGGAAAATGACTTGGACTTCTTCACCAAGCCCTCTCGGCTAATTCAGTGCTATGATACCAACACAGAGAAATGCCATGTGAAGCCATATGTACTGCCTTTTGCAGGGCGCATGCATGCTGCTGTACACAAGGATGTGGTGTTCATTGTAGCTGAGGGGGATTCACTGCTATGCTATAATCCCCTACTGGATAGCTTCACCCGGCTATGCCTGCCAGATGCTTGGAGCTCAGTACCATCCCTCTGGAAAATTGCCAGCTGCAATGGCAGCCTCTATGTTTTTCGCGACCGCTATAAAAAGGGTGATGCAAATACTTTTAAACTTAACCCAGCCACTTCTGTTGTAACAGTCATGAGTGGCATCAAAGTGCTGCTCACTAACTTGCAGTTTGTCCTGGCCTAA